In Trichoderma breve strain T069 chromosome 4, whole genome shotgun sequence, the following proteins share a genomic window:
- a CDS encoding dienelactone hydrolase family domain-containing protein encodes MSTMPASHGHSAACCNIPPIVSKGYQPKGSYEEVGGYKTYVTGPADATKAIVVIYDIFGYFDQTVQGADILAYGDDHHKYKVFMPDWFRGKPCPIEYYPPDTPEKQEALGKFFGEFPPPKIAGYVPEYVEGVKAHSPAVSKLALLGYCWGGKVVALTVKAPTNAFVAGASAHPAMVDPADAEGLTIPFALLASGDETPEDVKKFEENLKVPHHVETFADQIHGWMAARSDLENARVKAEYERGYKTLLEFFGKHV; translated from the exons ATGTCTACCATGCCCGCTTCCCACGGCCACAGCGCCGCCTGTTGCAACATTCCTCCTATCGTGTCCAAGGGATACCAGCCCAAGGGCTCGTATGAGGAAGTCGGCGGCTACAAGACTT ATGTCACTGGCCCCGCCGACGCTACCaaggccatcgtcgtcatctaCGACATCTTTGGCTACTTTGACCAGACTGTCCAGGGAGCCGACATCCTGGCCTATGGCGATGATCACCACAAGTACAAGGTGTTCATGCCCGACTGGTTTAGGGGCAAGCCGTGCCCTATCGAATA TTACCCTCCCGATACCCCGGAGAAGCAGGAGGCCTTGGGCAAGTTCTTTGGCGAGTTTCCGCCTCCCAAGATTGCCGGCTATGTGCCCGAGTATGTGGAAGGTGTCAAGGCTCACAGCCCGGCTGTTTCCAAGCTGGCCTTGCTAGGG TACTGCTGGGGCGGTAAAGTTGTTGCTCTCACAGTCAAAGCACCAACAAACGCCTTTGTTGCGGGAGCCTCAGCTCACCCAGCCATGGTCGACCCTGCCGATGCCGAAGGCCTCACTATCCCCTTTGCCCTGTTGGCGTCTGGAGATGAGACCCCAGAGGACGTTAAGAAGTTTGAGGAGAATCTCAAGGTGCCTCACCATGTCGAGACGTTTGCTGACCAGATCCACGGCTGGATGGCGGCGCGTTCTGACTTGGAAAACGCGCGGGTCAAGGCCGAGTATGAGAGAGGCTACAAGACGCTCTTGGAGTTTTTCGGCAAGCACGTGTAA
- a CDS encoding 4'-phosphopantetheinyl transferase superfamily domain-containing protein yields MAHPNVFLWALDTRSLWPEASNTKDLPKYAQRALALLSPEEQAAVLKYYFVKDAKLSLASALLKRLAISRYCRVPFRSATAVRDARTKPVFLLPSGEEPLLFNVTHQHGVVVLFGAYQPPVGVAIGTDIVCPGERRDRDVKHIQTQGWPSFIGMHSEVLSPLEVSRMRGLPFPLHQPQKLLDYFYANWCLREAYVKMTGEALLAPWLHDLEMRYFAPPGETPPEGADKTLEVWFKGEKLTDVDVKLDWALGNEYMISTVVRRGEKGERLDVPEPQSLDLEETLESAEGLLEELGE; encoded by the exons ATGGCTCATCCCAACGTCTTCCTCTGGGCTCTCGACACGCGCAGTCTCTGGCCCGAAGCCAGCAACACCAAGGATCTACCCAAATAC GCCCAGCGCGCCCTCGCCCTGCTCTCCCCAGAGGAACAAGCCGCCGTCCTCAAATACTACTTCGTCAAGGACGCAAAGCTCTCCCTCGCATCCGCCCTCCTCAAACGCCTCGCCATCTCCCGCTATTGCCGCGTCCCCTTCCGCTCCGCCACCGCCGTGCGCGACGCCCGCACAAAGcccgtcttcctcctcccctcaGGCGAAGAGCCgctcctcttcaacgtcaCCCACCAGCAcggcgtcgtcgtcctcttcggcgCCTATCAACCCCCCGTGGGAGTCGCTATTGGTACTGATATTGTCTGCCCCGGCGAGCGCCGCGACCGCGATGTCAAGCACATCCAGACCCAGGGCTGGCCTTCCTTCATCGGCATGCACTCCGAGGTCCTCAGCCCGCTCGAGGTCAGTCGCATGCGCGGCCTGCCGTTCCCGTTGCACCAGCCccagaagctgctcgacTACTTCTACGCAAACTGGTGTCTTCGCGAGGCCTACGTCAAGATGACGGGTGAAGCTCTCCTCGCTCCGTGGCTGCACGACCTGGAGATGCGCTACTTTGCGCCGCCGGGAGAAACGCCGCCTGAGGGAGCGGATAAGACGCTCGAGGTGTGGTTCAAGGGCGAAAAGCTGACGGATGTTGATGTGAAGTTGGACTGGGCGCTTGGAAACGAGTACATGATTAGCACGGTGGtgaggaggggagagaagggagagaggctggATGTTCCGGAGCCGCAGAGTTTGGATTTGGAGGAGACGCTGGAGAGTGCGGAGGGATTGTTGGAGGAGTTGGGCGAGTGA
- a CDS encoding signal peptide peptidase domain-containing protein: MAATNVTLMEGLDSLNVTLNTTASAASPTSLLDTLQDVSFLLLELKLVSGAMGIIYLGAHGSLRRPPSAAVSKDKKRRKQDDETFSQGLELSDAILFPIMAACVLVGLYYLIQWLQDPAIINKILRSYMTTMSMASLLTFYAHGIQVLTSFVFPRFWRGRDGKLRRVDQAKRTVAVCDDAGNEVESLDAGKANPLPGALGFFTPVAWLQHKAWNLRDLLTRHWLLEMFVHGMGKETAHVKFAHMMALLMAVVTAIVYFATSWPFLSNMLGYGMCYGSFLILSPTDFLTGSLVLWGLFFYDIFMVFYTPYMVTVATTLDVPIKLTYEAASRKSILGLGDIVIPGMVIGWALRLDLWIHYYRKIRYESTDLKIIEKDSSSGESITRRNWGERIWTRQAFGLVSSQTLPAEVAASRFPKTYFYASMVGYFLGMLVTLAMLLIFKHGQPALLYLVPGVLGSLLLTSLVRGEFKELWMYTEDGSLDTVDVVVDLDGDGKAIKTIGKLEDGVVDTTKDEKKKDEEKKDDEKEKDKSKEKKAPSEGAEEKDHDE, from the exons ATGGCTGCCACCAACGTCACCCTAATGGAGGGTTTGGACAGCCTCAACGTCACATTAAACACCACAGCATCTGCCGCCTCTCCTACTTCACTACTGGATACCCTGCAAGATGTGAGCTTCCTCCTGCTAGAGCTGAAGCTCGTCAGCGGCGCCATGGGAATCATCTATCTCGGAGCGCATGGCTCTCTACGCCGTCCACCATCTGCAGCTGTCTCAAAGGACAAGAAACGCCGGAAGCAGGACGATGAGACGTTCAGCCAGGGACTGGAGCTCTCTGACGCCATCCTGTTTCCCATCATGGCTGCCTGTGTTTTGGTTGGGCTTTACTACCTTATTCAGTGGCTCCAGGACCCAGCAATCATTAACAAGATTCTTCGCTCGTACATGACCACCATGTCCATGGCGAGCTTGCTGACGTTTTATGCACATGGGATTCAAGTGCTGACATCGTTTGTGTTCCCCCGTTTCTGGCGTGGGAGAGACGGAAAGCTTCGAAGAGTTGATCAGGCCAAAAGGACCGTTGCGGTTTGTGATGACGCGGGCAACGAAGTTGAGAGCCTCGACGCTGGTAAGGCGAATCCGCTTCCTGGCGCCTTGGGATTCTTTACGCCAGTGGCGTGGCTGCAGCACAAGGCCTGGAACCTGAGGGATCTCCTGACGAGGcactggctgctggagatgttTGTGCATGGAATGGGTAAAGAGACAGCGCACGTCAAGTTCGCGCACATGATGGCACTGTTGATGGCTGTGGTAACGGCGATTGTGTACTTTGCGACCTCGTGGCCGTTCCTGTCCAATATGCTAGGCTACGGCATGTGTTACGGGTCGTTTCTGATTCTTTCGCCTACGGATTTCCTCACTGGATCGCTCGTGTTGTGGGGTCTCTTCTTCTATGACATCTTCATGGTGTTCTATAC TCCTTATATGGTGACTGTGGCGACGACTCTTGACGTACCAATCAAGCTCACATACGAGGCAGCATCTAGGAAGagcatccttggcctcggaGATATTGTGATCCCTGGAATGGTCATTGGCTGGGCACTTCGACTTGATCTATGGATCCACTATTATCGGAAGATCAGATATGAATCCACTGACTTGAAGATTATCGAGAAGGACTCCAGCTCTGGGGAATCGATCACGCGAA GAAACTGGGGAGAACGCATCTGGACTCGTCAAGCTTTTGGGCTTGTTAGTTCACAAACCCTCCCTGCTGAGGTTGCCGCGTCAAGGTTCCCCAAGACGTACTTTTACGCCTCCATGGTGGGATATTTTTTGGGAATGCTAGTTACGTTGGCCATGCTGCTCATCTTTAAGCATGGACAGCCAGCGTTGCTATATCTAGTGCCGGGAGTGCTTGGGTCTTTGCTGCTTACAAGTTTGGTGCGGGGGGAGTTTAAAGAACTGTGGATGTACACTGAGGATGGAAGCCTAGACACAGTAGACGTGGTGGTTGACCTAGACGGGGACGGCAAGGCAATCAAGACGATTGGCAAGCTGGAAGACGGCGTGGTAGACACGACcaaggacgagaagaagaaagacgaagagaagaaggatgacgaaaaggaaaaggacaagagtAAGGAGAAGA AGGCGCCATCTGAGGGAGCAGAGGAAAAAGATCATGACGAGTAA
- a CDS encoding cyclophilin type peptidyl-prolyl cis-trans isomerase/CLD domain-containing protein: MTTNVVLETSMGTITLELYTSHAPKTCKNFATLVSRGYYASTIFHRVIPDFMVQGGDPTGTGRGGSSIYGDKFEDEIDPSLKHSGAGILSMANAGPNTNGSQFFITLAPTPWLDGKHTIFGRVKSGLGVVKRMGMVPTGPEDRPVEEVKIFKARVVEDEEEL, from the exons ATGACTACAAACGTCGTTCTAGAAACCTCAATG GGCACCATCACCCTCGAGCTCTACACGTCCCACGCCCCCAAAACCTGCAAGAACTTCGCCACCCTCGTCTCCCGCGGCTACTACGCATCCACAATCTTCCACCGCGTCATCCCCGACTTCATGGTCCAGGGCGGCGACCCCACGGGAACCGGCCGCGGCGGCTCCTCCATCTACGGCGACAAGTTCGAGGACGAGATCGACCCGAGCCTAAAGCACTCCGGCGCGGGCATCCTCAGCATGGCAAACGCCGGGCCCAACACCAACGGGTCGCAGTTCTTTATCACGCTTGCGCCGACGCCCTGGCTTGATGGGAAGCACACTATTTTTGGAAGGGTCAAGAGTGGGCTGGGGGTCGTGAAGAGGATGGGCATGGTGCCGACGGGGCCGGAGGATAGGCCGGTTGAGGAGGTGAAGATTTTCAAGGCGAGGGTggtggaggatgaggaggagcttTGA
- a CDS encoding hexokinase domain-containing protein codes for MGLAEHTSRVVSEFEFSDEDLNRHVQEYLKQTSEGLKADGTSLSQIPSYVTAVPDGTERGIYLAVDLGGTNFRVCSVTLNGDSTFNLTYNKVAIPKNLMVAKTARDLFAFLAKQIELFLREHHREHFESATSRRNTTSFPEGYHDEQIFRLGFTFSFPVQQLGINKGNLIRWTKGFDIPDAIGKDVCKLLQDEIDRLHLPVKVAALVNDTVGTLMARSYTSTGKHRSLLGAIFGTGTNGAYIEKTSNITKPIKGEYDASTGEMVINTEWGSFDNQLNVLPTTVWDTALDRDSVNPGIQMYEKRVSGMFLGEIVRLAVADMMKDDETSLFRDTNSSTNDWSTTTNLSPKSGLLFQWGLDTAVLSVAAADNTPELVAIRQELENTLQVYTPSLEDAQAFKAVAGAVVRRAARLSAVAIGAIVLQSGKLNDPAEEIVDIGVDGSLVEHYPFFRDMIYEALRAIDGIGPSGADKIRIGIAKDGSGVGAALIALMAQKMEKPGDFLADLRRDIKRRLSQPFESPVEESSLLSFPVLVAAGVGVGALAAFLYSRYSRN; via the exons ATGGGCCTAGCAGAGCACACCAGCAGGGTTGTGTCCGAGTTCGAGTTTTCGGACGAGGACCTCAATCGCCATGTCCAAGAATATTTGAAGCAGACCA GCGAGGGATTAAAAGCAGATGGAACCAGTCTCAGTCAGATTCCCTCCTACGTAACTGCTGTACCAGACGGCACAGAGCGA GGCATTTACCTAGCTGTTGACTTGGGCGGCACCAACTTTCGCGTTTGCTCCGTTACATTGAACGGCGACAGCACCTTTAACCTGACTTACAACAAAGTCGCTATTCCCAAGAACCTTATGGTGGCCAAGACGGCGAGAgatctttttgctttcttggcTAAACAAATTGAGCTCTTCCTCCGAGAGCACCACAGAGAGCACTTTGAGAGCGCCACCTCCCGTCGCAACACGACTAGCTTCCCTGAGGGCTACCACGACGAGCAGATTTTCCGCCTCGGCTTCACATTTAGCTTCCCCGTACAACAGCTCGGTATCAACAAGGGCAATCTCATCCGGTGGACCAAGGGTTTCGACATTCCGGACGCAATTGGCAAGGATGTCTGCAAGCTTctccaagatgagattgaccGACTTCACCTCCCCGTCAAGGTCGCTGCTTTGGTCAATGATACCGTAGGAACCCTCATGGCTCGTTCGTACACATCCACAGGAAAGCACCGTTCTCTTCTCGGCGCCATCTTTGGCACTGGAACAAACGGCGCCTACATCGAGAAGACCTCAAACATTACCAAGCCCATCAAGGGCGAGTACGATGCCTCAACTGGTGAAATGGTCATCAACACTGAGTGGGGTTCATTCGACAACCAACTCAATGTTCTCCCTACCACCGTTTGGGATACCGCGCTAGATCGAGACAGTGTTAACCCCGGCATCCAGATGTACGAAAAGCGTGTATCCGGCATGTTCCTGGGTGAGATTGTGCGACTAGCGGTTGCCGacatgatgaaggatgacGAGACGTCCCTTTTCCGCGACACAAACTCCAGCACCAATGACTGGTCGACGACAACGAACCTTAGCCCCAAGTCTGGCCTCCTGTTCCAGTGGGGACTCGACACTGCCGTCCTGTCCGTGGCTGCTGCCGACAACACCCCAGAGCTGGTGGCCATTCGACAAGAACTGGAGAACACACTTCAGGTTTACACTCCCTCACTGGAGGATGCTCAGGCATTCAAGGCTGTCGCCGGCGCTGTTGTCCGCAGAGCTGCTAGGCTCTCAGCTGTCGCCATTGGCGCCATTGTTCTCCAGTCAGGAAAGCTGAACGACCCCGCTGAAGAGATTGTCGACATTGGCGTGGACGGCAGCTTGGTAGAGCACTACCCCTTCTTCCGGGACATGATCTACGAGGCCTTGCGCgccattgacggcattgGCCCCAGCGGCGCAGACAAGATCCGCATCGGTATTGCCAAGGACGGCAGCGGTGTTGGTGCCGCTTTGATCGCTCTGATGGcgcagaagatggagaagcctGGAGACTTCCTTGCTGACCTACGACGAGATATCAAGCGCCGCCTTTCTCAGCCTTTCGAGTCTCCTG TCGAAGAATCATCATTGTTGTCCTTCCCAGTCTTGGTTGCCGCCGGCGTTGGAGTTGGTGCGCTTGCCGCATTTTTGTACAGCAGATACAGCAGGAATTAA